A window of Oryza glaberrima chromosome 2, OglaRS2, whole genome shotgun sequence genomic DNA:
ACCAGTACTGTATCGTGTAGTACACACGTATATACCGTGTACGcgtgatttcttttttcttcttgttgttgttttttctttataaatggttttttgtaaatttttttaagtaagttTTCGCTTTAGACTAGTATCTTTTATTGCCGGTGTTTCGCTTTGAGTCACCCTCCAACCAATGTTTTCATTTTAAACGGGGTAATTTACCAATGTATCACTTACTATTTTTATCTATTTACATCCAATTTGTCATATATCAAAGAAACGGTCTACATACAACAAAAAGGTTTATTGACGAATAGAAGGTAGCATATTCGAGGTTGttcatatgcttgagaagaAAGTTGTGGTGGTCCAAAATGAAACAAATGTAAAATTACTCGTcccaaagtgaaaacattaaTTAAAAGGTGATGCAAAGTGAAACATCAGTAATAAAATGTGGCTTAacgtgaaatttactctttttatttaaaaaaatacacgaaACGAAAACCAGTGCACATATTAGACCTTAGGGTAAACATATTGAAATCTCATTTGTATGTGTAATATTTATGAGCATCAGGATTTCACCACTAATGTTTTCCTGTTTATTGTAATTTCTAGTAGCGTGAAAAGTCATAAGTTTCTTTTTatgtcatttttcttttctaatttcaaaGTGCCGATCCATTAGAATGTTGCAGGTAGAAGTCTGCAAATTCTAGGAGTTAATGCACTGTTTTCTCTTTCAGGGAGTGTtatcttacttttttttaatggactCATAAAGTCCCCACTTTCCAGTGCTACAGTAATTGTCCTCCACTTTATGACTATAGTAAAACTGTCGCTTGAGTTTTTATTTGAGAGATTCAAAATATTCAATGTGTTCAAAACGATATCATGATCATACAAATCCAAGATAAGGGGCATTTTTATTTGAGAGATTCAAAATATTCAATGTGTTCAAAACAATATCATGATCATGCAAATCCAAGATAAGGGACAACAGCGGGACGGAGCGGGGCTGGGTTGGACAGGAACGCCCCCTCCCCCGCTCCCCCTGTTCCCCGCATTTTCCCCCCGCCCCCGCATTGGCCACCGGGTGGAAAACCTCGCCCGCCCCAGCCGTCGCAGGGCCAGAAACGCCCCCTCCCCCGCTCCCCCTGTTCCCCGCATTTTCCCCCCGCCCCCGCATCGGCCACCGGGTGGAAAACCTCACCCGCCCCAGCCGTCGCAGGGGACCCAGCAGGTGAGCGGGGCCTCGTAACTCCAGAGCGAGCTCCGGTGATGACAACGGCGTGCAAGCTCCGGCGCACAGGTGGGACGGAGGGTGGGCGCTGGGGATGGGACGGGCCGGCAGACAGCGTCTTCTTGCAGCAGATGGGGATTGGGGAGGGACGGAGGGTGGCTACCAGAGCGGCAATGAGCTGGTCACACAATGGTGGCCGGGGGACGCAGGGGCCAGCGTCTCTTGCGGGCCGGCATCTCTCGTTTGATTGCTCAGTTTCTAATAGCGGTTGTACCATAAAAAGAAACGTTGGGCATTTTTTCTGGTCAAACACAAAAGGTACGTACACTTATTTCTTCCCGTACGTTACATTTCGAAGCCAGCTATGCATGGTTCGGTTCGTCGACTGTACCATACGTAGCATAAGTCCATAATTTGGTTTAGATTTGCTTTGCTCCGGATCCCACACTTCCAAAATGTAAACACGATCATACTCGCAAGAAACTTCATTTCTACAAAAACTGACACACACCGAAGACATGCTCTCTTTTGTATCACACCTTCACAAGAATACTAGACTGGTCGTGTTGATCTGACTGGCAAGGTCTTCCTGTGGATGCTCATGAACTTGGCAACAAATTCTGCACgacaaaagaaaaaatgttATGTTTTAGGTGCTGTTTTTGGGTAATCCATACTGCAAGTGGCACTTGCAAAAGTATAATGATTGAATGCGATTTTGTAACTTTTTTGCCCTAAAGAAGAAACAATTTTCAAAGATTGAACATGATAGTCAAGAGTGGTTCAGAAGACACTGCACTTCAAGAAGAAAACGGTCTTTCAACTGGACTTGAATATAATACTACTCTAGAAACTGGAACTACGATTTTTGTTGGAGAATAATGCCAGAAGCAGGATCACCAGAAAAACATACACTAACATAGATGGTACTCAGACAAGGTTAATACTGGAATACATAAAAGCTGGCAAATTACCTTCCAGTTTCAACAGTGCACTTGCGCCAACGGGCAATCTCTTATCCTGGAATTCAATGCCCATACATGATTATCATAGACCATACTATTAATGCATGAAAACAGAAACACAGCAGAGCAAAACTCACATAGTAGGCATGCCAATAATAAACCTCCCTCTTTATACTAGATTGGATTCCCTTCAGAAATAGCTCTGCAAGCTTCTGAGAATGATCAAGATAAATGTCATTTGCATGGTTACATGTGAAAAGATGACAGCATGCTTGAAGTTAAATATACAATTCCAGAAAAGGAAACTGCCGTTTGTTTTGCAATGATTACCTGGAGTATTAGTTTAGGAGGTACAAATTCAACCAAGAGTTTCTGAAGCTTGCCTCTCACCAAAAATAACCTACATGGTGTTTTTCATGCATTACATAAAAAGAATTGCAAATATGTGATCACAGTTCAATCCCACCTTTCTGTATCGAATGTCAGTTAACAACGAAACTCATGCACTCGGTGACTGATAAAAGTTGATACAGTATAAAAGTATCGGTAGCTAAACATTCAATGACTGTTCTTGGCTCCAAATGTCTAACCTTTTAGGAGAAGGGTCATCCAATATTTCTGCAGCAATTTCCTGCAGAACATTCTCCCATCCTAATGGTATAGCTTGTCCATCAATGAAGGGGTAACTGGTAAACGGAAGGGAAGCAAAAACAGAAAATAGATAATGGGAATATAGTGatataaataaaaaggaatTAATACTATTCAGAATAGACAAATATGGCAACCATACTTGTTGGCTTTGCATGCCTCCAAGGCCAATATTGCCTCCCTCATGTTTTGCCTAGATTGACTTGCGATGGTAGCAGCAAAACTTGAAGGAAGATCAaaactttctttctttgatatgTAAGTAAGAATATCCACAATCTGATAATCTTTTCTATGTTAGTCGGTGATGTTATCCAAATAATGGAGTGAAGCACAATGCTGTGAGCAAGAAACCTCACCTCGCGTGTATTGGGTACACCAATGCAAATAAGCTTGCAACGGCTCTTCATTGAATCGAGAATATGGGACTCGTCCTGGCAAGTCATTAATATCTTGTGTGTGTCAGAGGATGAATCAATCATCCATTTTATCAAACGTTGATTACTCTCACTAACTTTGTCAACATCATAGAGAACAATTACTGCAATCAACAGATAAAACAATCATGATAGGAAGGCATCAAATGAAATGGATTTCAAATAACAATGTTTCAGAGGATGGATATACCTTTGAATTTCTTTCTCACAGATGGATCGGTGGTTTTCTTCTTATTTGTAATTTCATTTGCCAAATCCATCAAAACATATCCAGCATTCTTCGAATAATACCTCAAATTAAGCTCCATATGGTGATCACTAGATGACAAAGGGACAAGAACGGGCATAGATGTAGAACCCTGCCAAAATCAGGGAAACCCTTTGCTCATTTTAACtcctaaaaatgatttttttttctgtgtggtggattctttttttcaaatatgaatGATCATGTGACACAAAAAAAAGTCCCAGTCAGCAAAGGGCACCATGTTATGTTGTAAATTAAGTAGAAAGTAATGCAGCAGGTCACATGATATGTCATATGCACATGTTAAAATTCTAGAGCAATATTGAATTTCGGTTTTTACTCAGCCCCAAAGTTGTTGAGATGTACGTAGATACAAATAAGTAACCCCGCCACATAGACAAGTTAGATACAGACCACAAACATCAACACAGCACTTCATCTGTATTTTTACTAAAATTAGCTGGCACTATTCACTAATCTAGAAACCAAACTATGGGAAACTAACTTATACTTCCTAATTTAAATTATACACTTCGATGGCAGCACTAACCTGGCCACTGCAGCTCTTCAAGTAGTGAGAAACCTGTGAAAAAACAACAAATACTTAACGCAAGCTATGAGTATACAATGACaaagtttttccttttttcagtCTTTAAGTTTGTACATTTAGAGAGGAGTCACCAAAGATCTCAGTAACTACGGCTCTGCACAATGAACTCTTTCCTGATCCTGGAGGTCCTTTGAAAATGATATGCGGGCAAAACTCAGTGGAGACCTGGTGCAACAAAACGCTAAAATTTAGAAGACTAAATCACTAACTTTGAGCAACGGGGATGACAACATGTATAAAAGTATGACCATGCAACTGCTAAGTAGATCCATGCTTATTAGCAATTCCCAGGACTAATCTAGTCAGGAGGTAGAATGGACAGTTCGTCCAATAAAAGATAACAAGGATTACAGATCTATAAAATTATGTAGTTAAGTGCCTGAAAGAGGTTACCAACTGTTTAAGCTGTTCAATTTGCTCCCTGTGACAAGTAAATCCACCAAGAGTTCTTGGACGATATTTATCAGCCCAGAAAAGCCTAATATTTTCCACAACAAGAGCCTTCTGAATGAAACTCGATTCAGATTCGTCGGTTGTTTTGCTGTTCGGTGATTTTGGTTTTCGGCATGTCTTTCCAGTGACACATGGAAGCCAAGAATCATTTTGCGCCTTTTGCATGTTGGAGGTGAATTTCATGACTCCTCCAACTAATTTCCCAGTGAAATCACTGAACTTTCCACTGTCCCCACTATATCTGCCACTATTAAACTGGCTACTCAAAGTGGCGCCACTATTTATTTGAGTGTGCCGACTAGTACCATAGTTGGAATTCCTAATTGTTCGTGAAAGGCCTGTCTGGGCTGAAATAGATTTTGGTGTTTGGGCTAAATTATTGCTATTTGCTTCAGTACCATAATTCTCAGCACGGGCAGTTTCTGAGGTCAAGGACTTGTCATTGTTATGCTTTGTTGGTGTTCTCTGAATTGGAGCCCTACAGTCACGAGAGAAGAAGATGTCACCTGTAGGTATGGACTCTGTACTCGTACATGCATACTCATTATATCTGGAATTAGGCCACTTGCCATTCGCAATCAACTCATTGATCTCTTGGGAACAATTTTCTGCATGTGAATCCTCTTTGATATTGTCAGCTGAATCCATTTCCCCCTGTTTGGAGATAAGATTAGTGCCAAGGAATGCAGGAGCTCTAGGAGGATGCTCCTTCTCATGAGGCCGTAGCTTTGGCGTGGAAATTGACCGGTTCTGGGAAAATTTTTCCTTGATAGATGACCGACTAAAGCTTTCCATTGAAGGCCGAAATCTGGGAGGTGTTCGGTTGCTCTTCTTGCGTAATTCATTCTTCCCACCACTGTGTGAAGAATTTTGGTGCACTTGTTCCGTGAACCTTGGAGGAGTACGGCTGTTTCTCAAGTTTGAAGTTTTCTCATTAGGATACTCTCTTGTATGGTTAGGAGACAAGTTTTGCCTTCTAGCACCAATTTGGGTATTCCTACCTGATGGCAACACTGCATCATTCCAAGGGCTTTCGTGCCACTCAGTTTCTGTGTCCGAAGGTTCATAGCCACTCTTGTGCCTTGTGGAAGAATCATTACGAGAATGTCGATTGTGTCCTGAGCTTCTCTCTGCAGCTAACATTCTCAATCCCTCAAACAGTTAAATGCTTATGTGGCTTAGAAAACTATAATCTTGTAATATCAACAGAGCAAAGAACTATCTCTCGAACTTCAAAGCTTCTGTGGCTTTGCAAACTGCAATTTTGGAATATCAATAGaataaagtaaaaaagaatatgcaattttcaaaaattaattaagtaataaaaCAAATCAAGATTCATTATGATGTAACTTAAAAACTTAAATGAATATAATGCAACTAATACAAGGATTAAGTAATTCACTTCGATAATTTCACTTGGCAACAGAGCTTGTAAATTAACAAACAGAGAACGATTTAGATTGCTATATAAAAGGGAACTTTCTGAACATGCAAAATACAAAATGAGTTCATAACTTTATATGAACTTACGTTCACTTTATTCAGACTCACAGATCACAGTTAAATCAAAATGCAGTGTTGCACGGATTTCACTCTTCATTCCTACATGGCATTCTTCAGTATTACGTTACTGGATTGCTGTGGGTCAATTTGCTTATATGATCTTACAAATAGTGTTCTGGTGAAAATCTGGCTGGGAGAAAATGTATAAAGCAACAGATCAATGTGGTCTCAATATGAACTAGCTGAAAACCCTAAACTTTGTATATTGAAGCAAAATACCTAACTAGCTAACTCCTATACAGGGGAACTACAGTTCCAGAGATGCATTACTAAACAAATCACACTCCATAAAATGAAAGTGGTAGGATTTGATCATTTGAAAATGGAATTTACCAAGTGTTTATAGGTTCTAAATAGATAACCGTAGAGTTTCCAACCCTGTATAGTACCCTAACTTAGTTCTAGAGATTTAAACCGCATAAGAAATAATGAATCTATAGAATCAATTTTCTGACTCAAAGTAGATAACCATCTAATTTCCAATCCTGGATTTGCGCTCTACCATGCTTCTACAGACTTAAACTGTAGAGAAAATAATGGATTTAGAATCAAATATCTGACTGAGTTTTGCCAATATCTCATTCTTAAGGTGTTGCAGTTTACAGGGTAAGGAAATAGGTGATGCAAATTTTGAATCAAATAAATAGACAGATCAAGGATGAATCAGGAAAAGTTATTACCTGAAAGAGCAGTATAGTGTTCTTCCAACATCCACAGTTGGAGGGCCAAAGGGAGGACAAAAGCAAGAACTATAAAGAGACAAATAAGAGGACAAAGACAAGAAACACatatttcaattttatttttctgtgtTGGCATTTTTGtcttcttccttcactccaccaaggagagaagaaaccaaagaagaagagaggaaccATCCATTCTTCTCCACTCCCTAGGCTGCTCACTATAAAAATTGTCATCTATTCCAAGGAAGCTAAATATATCCCTAAAAGGAGGACATATGTAGAATAGAACCTGTAGCTGTATGATCTTGCATTTATGCCTTACGTATTGATCCTTCATCGACATTTTCTCATCCTGTCAATCTTACTGACGTCAATAAGCACAGTATGCAACATCTGCTAGATCTTCACAAACATCCACCATACATAACGTATTTTCTGAAGGAGTATGAATAAGTTCTGAGGTTCATTACTAAAAGACCATGTCATGCACATGATCAAATTTTGCCATATTATCAGCAGATTGTTGAGTCGATCTTGAAACTAGAATTTTGTCCACtggttagtactccctccgtcccactcaATAAGGCACGCACGCATTttaatatttaactatttaaatatttgaccaataaatattttattataaattaaatttcatttgatgaaaataatatcattggattgtgatttaaatttacttttatgtgattataattttgttgctacaaacattgtagtatatgagaaatttaaagtcaaagattagttttgaagatTGTGTCAAGTTTGACCACGTCTTAATGAGTGGGGCAGAGGGAGTATGTCAGTTGCACTAAAGTCCTAACTGAATAAGCATATTGACCTTGGTGAttgcaaaaagagaaaaaaaaaacagcatgcGCTCTTGGAAGAGACATGTTCAGTATTCCAATTAGGCCATTAGCCTTCAATAATTAGTTGACCATTTATCAAATATTCATGCCTAGAGAATTTATTAAAGTAAGTTATCTAATGTCCATGAAGTTTAATTTTGTATTAGTTTTGATAGTTAGAGAAATCTACACAAAATCTTAGAGCCAAATAATTGGCAGGGAACAACCAAAAAAGATCATATTATTGAATGAGATTAATTGAACATACAAACTAAGACTTGATTGTCATTTTGTAATTCTTTCAAAATACCATTTAACAGAAGGGTATTGTTTATGAGCAAGATACAAGAATAATAAAGTCCCTAGCAAGTTGAGGTAGGCTAGAGATGAAAGGTAATATAACTAATAGAGGTAGGAATGGTACTAGTACaggaaaaaacaaatatttaatattctaaACCAATTTATCTAAATAACCATCCACTGTGGTATAACTTACATGAGGATACAATTGAGTTCCTTCCTTTCTCGAGtcaatttcaaaatatgtttGGTCACCCTTAATAAATGTTGaatatataaatatcaaatcCATCTTCAAGGGCAATGGTGCATCTGCAAATATTAAAATAGGATAAATTAGAATGAAAGATATGAACTATAGAAGAATAGCAATACAAAAGTAACCCAAACATGAATCAGCCCCATTGCTATCTAGCAGATTTCAAAGTTAATTTGCAACCAACAAATAGAAAGGTTTCAAAATTTCTTCCAATTTGGTCAGTTCCATTCTGTTTAGGAAGGACTTAGGAATGAAGCAGTGTACATCTACTTTTGGTCAAGCATAAGTGAATGTTTGCAACTCTTTTGGTGAAGTTTACAAAACTAATCGGataaattcaaaacaaaactgcaaaggTTTGATCATGAAACTGCAACAGAAACTACTTTCAGAAACTTGGATTAGATTATTTCTTATACTGCAACCAAACGCAAAAAGGTAAAAGACTTGATAATGAAGGAAATAACCCTAACAGCAGGACTTTTGCAAAAACAAGTGAAACAATGTGACTCCAAAGTTATTTACAGTTTTACACAATTAACGGGTTATGGAAACCTTCAGTTTGGAAGCACTTATCACTTACCTTCAATGTTTTTCAGGAGTTGTTCTTCTGTGATATATATCTTGTTCaggaatttatttatttttttctcccagaGGTCAACCAATTCGTTCATTGAGTAGACATTTCCCGAGGGTCTCAGATACAGCGTATTGTTTAATGTCCTGGGATCATCTATAGTGCAGATCGTGAATTTAGCAACATCAGTCTCTTCAACAAAAACTCCTGCAAAGAATAGTTCTCCGTTGAGgttaaaaatacaaaatgtgAAAGaacctctctttttcttttcaggaACCAAACAACAGACTGGTGAGAAGCTGAGAAGTAATATGCAAAGACCTCTAGTGTTTCCATCACCAAATATCTTAACTTCATCTCTTGGAGGAGCATCGAGTCCTGGCTGAACAAGTGACGGAAGCAAATAACGCATCAAGAAGTTGCAGCAGATGTAGGTGTGAGGAATGCATTCGCTCTCTATTAAATGGCGTATTTCAATTTTCTTCTCATAGAAGCCATGGTCCATGCCACAAATTTGAACCTTTGTGGGATCAAGTCCATATTCCGCTGGAATAAATCTCTGCAAGAACTCATTGCAAAATTAAAAGTGATGCTTACATTTTCATAATGCAGTAATGGTCAATTGGTCATAGTGCAGAATCAAGTAATAAGACTTACGCTCTGGAGGTTGTCCAACAAACTACTAACATGAGTAGAACTGGACATGATAATGTCAAAACTAACAAGCCTACCAAAGGATAGGCATTTTTCTAAGCGTATTTCAGTTGTTAGTTGTCTACACTGCAGTGCCACCTAcgttttggatttttttccctCCATTATTTTTCAATAAGATGGAACGGAATTAAAACTTTGTCGATATCAGTGTCACATTTCGTTTCACCCTCCATTCCTTAGTTTTGACATTTTTACTAGTGCATTTTTCCTAAACTTCTAATCAACTGTTCTCGAGAATAAACAGCCAACATCATGTGACAATGCGACATATTCCGATATCAAAACAATCCGTTTATCCGAGCAACCATGAGTTGTGAGCTCACCTTCACGCACCCAGCATCCTTAATAGCCCGAATCAGAAGCTTCTGCTCGAGCGCTTGCTTCGTGGGCACGGCGCAGATGACGACATCCACCTGCCGCACCGCTTCCAGCAGGCTCGGGTAATCTTCGAGCGATCCCTAAACCACAACTCCACAAGTTCAGGCATTGGAAAACCGACGTCGATCGAAGAGATTCCCCATCTATCGGCAGGTGGAAGGGTGGGGGCCTGGGGGGCTCGCGGAATGCCGCGCTGGTTGTTACCTTCACGAccgtggcgccggcgagcgACGTGAGTGGGGCGGAGTCGGGGACAGCGAGGTGGTGGGGGCGGACGAGCGCGAAGGtggggtggccggcggcgaggctggcgcGCACGAGGCATCCCCCGAGCCGCCCGGTGGCGCCGACCACCAGCACCCTGCTCCGCGTCGCCTCCTCGCacatcgccgccgacgccacttGATAAGATCTAGAGCGTTCGGatagattaagaaaaaaaaaagaggaaaaatgaTGCCAATAAGTAGGAGGGTGTGGGCGTGTGGCTAACTGGCAAGTAATGTTGGGCCGTTGATTTGGATCGAACGGCTCGCTGCAAAGTTCGCACATATACAAATACatagggttggtttggtttgaggcctaaattaggcttactaatatttggcaatttcaatagtgtttagtgtctatttatTTTgaagccaaaatttggcatgcctaagaaaataggccatttcaatagtgaacttaggctattttgccttcaatccaaacataactctgccttaccaaaattagtcatgccaaaacttaccaaaatttggtattgacaaaatttggtaaggcctatttagaccacaaaccaaaccaacccataATCACCATACATATTTTGTACCCGTTGATTGATTCCCAGCATTTACAACATGGTAGTAATTTGTAGCTTTggattttagataatggaagttAATTAATTGTGTCTACCCCAGCTTCAGCATAAAATGCACGcaacccaaaaaaaagagaCTACTAAAACCTCATCTAAGTACAGAAGGTTTGAAAGAAACATGAAGATTATTGGCTATGGGCTATCAAACGCAGACCAGACCGCCGCTATGCTCCTCCGGTAAAAAAACTCTCATGCCATCTAGTCTAACTGTCGTGATAGCACAACAATAGTATCATATAATCCCAGTTTGTAAAGGGTATATAACTAAAGTAATAACATGCAAAGGAGAATATACCACCTTATCATTAAAAAATAACTCCATTTCTGCTTAGCCAAATGGACTAACAAAGAGTTGTTGCACCTATCAAAAGCAGATTTCTCATATAGGTACACATGAAAGCCAACTCTAAGCATATACTAAGTAATATTGTAAGTTGGTTATAAATTACTAGAAACCATATAAATTGCAGACCATACCAAAAAGAGATAAACAACATTGGACGAACAAATGATGGATGGTTTCATCCTCGTGACAAAAACAAAAGTCTTACAATCTTTTTATTTTCACTTAGTTAGATTACCCATGGTAAGAATTACTCCCCGAcataaaaaacaaaggaaaatctTGACCTCTAAAGGTACCTTTTTCTTTGAAATGTGTCTTGATATTTGGGACC
This region includes:
- the LOC127762638 gene encoding uncharacterized protein LOC127762638 codes for the protein MCEEATRSRVLVVGATGRLGGCLVRASLAAGHPTFALVRPHHLAVPDSAPLTSLAGATVVKGSLEDYPSLLEAVRQVDVVICAVPTKQALEQKLLIRAIKDAGCVKRFIPAEYGLDPTKVQICGMDHGFYEKKIEIRHLIESECIPHTYICCNFLMRYLLPSLVQPGLDAPPRDEVKIFGDGNTRGLCILLLSFSPVCCLVPEKKKRGSFTFCIFNLNGELFFAGVFVEETDVAKFTICTIDDPRTLNNTLYLRPSGNVYSMNELVDLWEKKINKFLNKIYITEEQLLKNIEDAPLPLKMDLIFIYSTFIKGDQTYFEIDSRKEGTQLYPHDEKMSMKDQYVRHKCKIIQLQVLFYICPPFRDIFSFLGIDDNFYSEQPREWRRMDGSSLLLWFLLSLVDSCFCPPFGPPTVDVGRTLYCSFRFEGLRMLAAERSSGHNRHSRNDSSTRHKSGYEPSDTETEWHESPWNDAVLPSGRNTQIGARRQNLSPNHTREYPNEKTSNLRNSRTPPRFTEQVHQNSSHSGGKNELRKKSNRTPPRFRPSMESFSRSSIKEKFSQNRSISTPKLRPHEKEHPPRAPAFLGTNLISKQGEMDSADNIKEDSHAENCSQEINELIANGKWPNSRYNEYACTSTESIPTGDIFFSRDCRAPIQRTPTKHNNDKSLTSETARAENYGTEANSNNLAQTPKSISAQTGLSRTIRNSNYGTSRHTQINSGATLSSQFNSGRYSGDSGKFSDFTGKLVGGVMKFTSNMQKAQNDSWLPCVTGKTCRKPKSPNSKTTDESESSFIQKALVVENIRLFWADKYRPRTLGGFTCHREQIEQLKQLVSTEFCPHIIFKGPPGSGKSSLCRAVVTEIFGDSSLNVSHYLKSCSGQGSTSMPVLVPLSSSDHHMELNLRYYSKNAGYVLMDLANEITNKKKTTDPSVRKKFKVIVLYDVDKVSESNQRLIKWMIDSSSDTHKILMTCQDESHILDSMKSRCKLICIGVPNTREIVDILTYISKKESFDLPSSFAATIASQSRQNMREAILALEACKANNYPFIDGQAIPLGWENVLQEIAAEILDDPSPKRLFLVRGKLQKLLVEFVPPKLILQKLAELFLKGIQSSIKREVYYWHAYYDKRLPVGASALLKLEEFVAKFMSIHRKTLPVRSTRPV